A genomic window from Gossypium hirsutum isolate 1008001.06 chromosome D10, Gossypium_hirsutum_v2.1, whole genome shotgun sequence includes:
- the LOC107915444 gene encoding protein Rf1, mitochondrial: MVNKRISPNVYTLNTIISALCKDGKIQEAIFVFDLMSQRGTRPDVITYTMLIHALCKFGEWRLVRNFFANMIASEILPSVLTFNSMIYILCKEGQSSEAIEILELMTRKGVKPDVVTNNPLIQGLCHSGQWEETTSLLNRTMNEGVHPDVVTFNSLINALCKEKRTSEAFTVLELMIQRNVKPNVVTNNCSIYEFCSSGKWTEATTVLNRMMNAGVHLDVVTFNSLINALCKEKRTEEAITMLELMSQRGVKPDIVTYNCLIRGLCNSDKCEEATSLFSRMLNGGVQPDMETLRSLINALYKENKNEEAISMLELMSQRNVIPDIVTHCFLILGLWSLGSCAGVASLFSRMLNGVQPDVETLSSLINALCKEKKIEEAITLYKLMIQRDLKPDIVTYSSLIHGLCNSGQCGEATSLLSKMVAEEIVPDVETFNICWMLSANKEK; this comes from the coding sequence ATGGTTAACAAGAGGATTTCCCCTAATGTCTATACCTTAAATACTATAATTTCTGCTCTTTGCAAGGATGGGAAGATCCAAGAAGCAatatttgtatttgatttaatgaGCCAAAGAGGCACAAGGCCTGATGTTATCACTTATACTATGCTAATTCATGCCTTATGCAAGTTTGGCGAATGGAGATTGGTCAGGAATTTCTTTGCAAACATGATTGCATCTGAAATTTTACCTTCCGTATTAACGTTCAATTCCATGATATATATTTTATGCAAGGAGGGGCAGTCATCAGAGGCAATTGAAATTCTGGAACTAATGACTCGTAAAGGCGTGAAACCAGATGTTGTGACCAATAATCCTCTTATTCAAGGACTTTGTCATTCTGGGCAATGGGAAGAAACAACAAGCTTGCTCAATAGAACGATGAATGAAGGAGTCCATCCTGATGTTGTGACTTTCAATTCTTTAATCAATGCTTTATGCAAGGAAAAGAGGACTTCAGAAGCCTTTACTGTGCTGGAATTAATGATACAGAGAAATGTAAAACCTAACGTTGTCACAAACAATTGTTCAATATATGAGTTTTGCAGTTCGGGCAAATGGACGGAAGCAACAACCGTGCTCAATAGAATGATGAATGCAGGAGTCCATCTTGATGTAGTAACTTTCAATTCTTTAATCAATGCCTTGTGCAAGGAAAAGAGGACTGAAGAAGCCATTACCATGTTGGAACTAATGAGTCAGAGAGGTGTAAAACCTGACATTGTCACCTACAATTGTTTAATACGTGGATTGTGCAATTCAGATAAATGTGAAGAAGCCACAAGCTTGTTTAGTAGGATGTTGAATGGAGGAGTCCAGCCTGATATGGAAACTTTAAGATCTTTAATCAATGCTTTGTACAAGGAAAACAAGAATGAAGAAGCCATTAGCATGTTGGAACTAATGAGTCAGAGAAATGTAATACCTGACATTGTCACCCACTGCTTTTTAATACTTGGATTGTGGAGTTTAGGTAGTTGTGCAGGAGTGGCTAGCTTGTTTAGTAGGATGTTGAATGGAGTCCAGCCTGATGTGGAAACCTTAAGCTCTTTAATCAATGCTTTGTGcaaagaaaaaaagattgaaGAAGCCATTACCTTGTACAAATTAATGATTCAGAGAGATCTGAAACCAGACATCGTCACCTACAGTAGTTTAATACATGGATTATGCAATTCAGGACAATGTGGAGAAGCAACAAGCTTGCTTAGTAAGATGGTTGCTGAAGAAATTGTTCCTGATGTTGAAACTTTTAACATTTGTTGGATGCTATCAGCaaacaaggaaaaataa